From the Glutamicibacter halophytocola genome, the window ACCGTGGCTGTTTCCCACCCGGATGGCTCGGAGCAGACCATTGACGCTGATGCCATCCTGGTTGCGGTTGGCGCCCACCCCCGCGAGCTGTCCACTGCCAAGCCTGACGGCGAACGCATTTTCAACTGGACCCAGATCTACAACATGAACGAGGTGCCAGAGCACCTGATCGTTGTCGGCTCCGGTGTTACCGGTGCCGAGTTCGCCTCGGCCTACAACCTGCTCGGCGCCAAGGTCACCCTGGTCTCCTCGCGCGACCGCGTGCTGCCTGGCGAGGATGCCGACGCGGCTGGCGTGCTGGAAGACGCATTCAAGGAAAACGGGGTCAACGTTGTATCCCAGGCTCGCGCAGATGGCGTGGAGCGCAAGGGCGACAAGGTTTTCGTGACCCTGGCTGACGGGCGCGTGCTGGAAGGAAGCCACTGCCTGGTAGCGGTCGGCGGCATCCCGAACACCGCAAATCTCGGCTTGGAAGAAGCTGGCGTGCAGCTTACCGAGTCCGGGCATATCAAGGTCGATGGTGTTTCGCGCACTACCGCCACCAACATCTACGCCACCGGTGACTGCACCGGCGTCTTTGCACTGGCCTCCGTGGCCGCGATGCAGGGCCGCATTGCCGTAGCCCACCTGCTTGGTGACTCGGTCAAGCCCTTGAACCTCGACCTGGTGGCGTCCAACGTTTTCACGTCTCCTGAAATCGCAACCGTTGGCGTGACCCAGCGTGCGGTAGCGGAAGGCAAGTACCAGGCGAATATCATCAAGGTTGATTTGAACGCCAACGCCCGCGCAAAGATGATGAACGTGGAGCACGGCTTCGTGAAGATCGTTTCGCGCAAGGGCTCGGGCACCGTTATTGGCGGCGTGGTAGTCGCTCCACGAGCCAGTGAGCTGATCTACTCCCTGGCTCTCGCGGTCCAGAACGGCCTGCACGTGGACGATGTGGCTGAGACGTTCACCGTGTATCCATCGCTGTCTGGCTCATTGGCAGAGGCGGCGCGCCGCCTGCACCGTCACAGCTAATTACCGCTTTCAGCAACGGCGGCATCGGCGTTTTCACGCCAGATGCCGCCGTTGCTGTGTTAACTGCGCATTGCTGGGATATTGTGACGGTATTCACATTTGGCCCGCTATTTGGTATAAGTTGAGTTCCCGTTCAAGCTTGCCATGTCTCATTATGTGAACGCCTAAATACCCGCTAGTTAGATGGGGAATGGCGTGCTGGCGATCGCAAACGGAGCCTTTGGTGTCCAAATAGCGGACATGAATATCCGAATACTGGTCATTGAGGTTTAAGATTGTGACATTCGTAAATGAACGACTCACTCGTACTTCCACTCTAAGGAGCAGCCTCAATGTCGCAGGCTAACCAGACGGTGGTGCCAAAGGAGAACTCACGCGGACGCGTGCTGTTTGCCAGCATGATCGGCACTACGGTCGAATTCTTCGATTTCTACGCCTACGCCACTGCGTCGGTGCTCGTGTTCCCGGCGCTGTTCTTCCCGAACGCCACCGCCATCAACGCGATCCTCTCCTCGTTTGCGATCTTCGGTGTCGCTTTCGTCGCCCGCCCGCTTGGCTCGATTATCTTCGGCCACTACGGCGACAAGCTGGGTCGCAAGGGAACCCTGGTTGCATCGCTGCTGCTGATGGGTATTGCCACCTTCCTCATTGGCTTCCTGCCGCCTGCGGCCGGCAGCTGGACGGTGCTGGCTCCGACGGCTCTGGTGCTCCTGCGCTTCGCCCAGGGCCTGGCGCTGGGCGGCGAATGGTCCGGAGCCGCGCTGCTGGCCACCGAGAACGCCCCGAAGAACAAGCGGGCCATCTACGGCACCTTCCCGCAGCTGGGAGCTCCGATTGGCTTCATCATTGCCAACCTGATGTTCGTAGCGCTGCAAACCTGGAGCACCCCGGAACAGTTCCAGGCATGGGGCTGGCGCATTCCATTCTTCTTCTCCGCGGTGATGGTGATCATCGGCCTGTGGGTCCGCCTGAAACTGGTTGAATCCGCGTCCTTCCAGAAGGTCCTGGATCAGAAGAAGGTCGTCAAGTCGCCATTCGCGGTCACCATGAAGAAGCACTGGCGCCCAACTCTGGCTGGTACCTTCATCATGCTGGCAACCTACGTGCTGTTCTACCTGATGACCTCCTTCACCCTGACCTACGGCACCCAGCCGGCCAGCGTCGAGCAGGCCACCGCCGCCGCGGAGGCCAAGGGCAAGGCCTTCGACGCTACCGGATTCGTTCCAGGCCTGGGCATTGAACGCCCGACCTTCTTGACCATGCTGATCATCGGCGTAGTCTTCTTCGGCATCTTCACCGTGGTTTCCGGTCCCTTGGCCGAGAAATTCGGACGCCGCAAGTTCCTGATCTGGGTTTCGGCCGGCATCTTGGTCTTCGGCCTGGCCTGGACCCTGTTCTTCGGACCAGGACAGGCTGCCGCCATGGCAGGTCTGATCATCGGCTTCACCCTGATGGGACTGACCTTCGGCCCGATGGCTGCCTACCTTCCAGAGCTGTTCCCATCGAACGTGCGCTACACGGGGTCGGCTGTGGCCTACAACCTGTCCTCGGTGATCGGTGCGGCTCCTGCCTCCTTCGTCGCAGTGGCCCTTTGGAAGGCCGGAGGCGGCAACACCATGGGCGTGGGACTCTACCTGGCCCTGGGCGCCGCGCTGACTTTGGTCGCACTGTTCCTGACTCGCGACACCTCGGATGTCGACTTGGAAGAGTACATCGAGTAAATAGATTGCGCATTGACTAGGGCAAGGCCTGGCAGATCATCAGATGATCTGCCAGGCCTTGCCCTATTGCATCTAAAAATTAGTGTGCAAGTATGGGCGGGTAAGCCAATTCTTTCGAAAGGGAGCAGCCATGCGCATTGCAGTTGCAGGAGGAACCGGAGTTCTCGGCCGGCAAGTCGTGGAGAAGCTCGCCGCCCTGGGCCACGAGCCGGTGGTGCTCGCACGGTCAGCAGGCTGCGATTTGACCAACTACCACTCGGTGAAGCAGTGGCTGGTCGACTGCGAGGCGGTCATTGACGTCTCTGGCTCTTCAACCACGAGCGCTTCTGCATCAATGCGCTATTTCACGCAGTCCACCGCGAACCTCATCCGGGTCGGGCGCGAGGCCGGCGTGCAAAACCACGTGGCGCTCTCAATCGTGGGCGCTGCCAAGATCGACTCTGGATACTATGCCGGCAAGGCGGCGCAGGAGCGCATGCTGCAGATCCTCGAAGGAGGCTACACGATCTTGCGCGCCACCCAATTCCACGAATTCGTGGGACAGAATATCGACCGGCTCGGCGCAGGGCCGGTGCAGATGGCCCCGAAAATGAGCCTGCAGCCGATCGCAGGAGCCGAAGTTGCGGCCGCCCTGATTGAACTGGCCCTCGCGCCGGCCCAGGGAGTGGTACAGGACCTTGCCGGTCCGAAGAAAGAAGAAATGCCAGAGCTTTTTGCCCAGTATCTGAAACACCAGGGGAAAAACTCGAAGATCATTGAAGTTCCGATTCCCGGAGCCATGGGCAAGGCGATGCGCAATGGCGGAATCCTTCCAGATAGCTCCGCTCGTCTCGGGCAAGAAACTTTCACTCATTGGCTTGCTCGCCAGTAGCTTTCACGGTCGGAAAATCCCAGGAGCAGAAAGGTCCAGGCCATGGAAGAGGACCAGCCCGGCATCGAGTTGGCCCCGACGCCGCGAGACTTCCCGGGATTTTCCATGCCTTCCTCGGTGCCGCCGGGAATGCGCTTGGAGTTGAGCCGCTCGCGGATTCTCGACGGACAGAACCAGACGTTCCAAGCATGGATGAATACCCTGAATGAGCGCTATGAGGAGCGCGAGGCCACCTTGTCCGGGCAGCGTGCAGCGTTCGAGGCCACGTTCCGCCATGTCGAGGCCGATGGCTCCGTGTGGATCTATCATTTGAGCCTGGTGGGGGAGGACGGCGGCGGACTGAATGAACAACAGGAAATTGATGCCGTCCACCAGGGCTATGCGAGGCAAGCAAAGATGGCTGGGTGGGAAGAACTTGAGCCAAAATTCTTGCTCATGCCGGACCATCTGAGAACGTCCATGGAGCATTGGGCCCGGCACGGAACAACCGCCGAATAAGCGGCGCGCCGTAGTGCACAAAAAAGCTGCGGGTTGCTCCCCGTGCAAATGCACTGGGAGCAACCCGCAGCTTGTAGTGAAGGCCTCTAGCTGGCGTCGTCGATCGTGGCGATCACAGCGCCCGAGGACAGGGTCTCGCCAGCAGCTACTGCCAATCCGTTGACCACGCCATCGCGGTGGGCCGTGATTGGCTGTTCCATCTTCATGGCCTCCAGCACGACAATCAGGTCGCCCTGGGCAACTTCGGTGCCGTTTTCCACGGCCACCTTGACGATGGTGCCCTGCATTGGCGAGCGCAGCTCGGCGCTGTTGGCGCTGGAGCCTGCAGCAGCCTTGCGGCTGGATTTGCGCTTCTTCTTGCCCGCAGCGCGTTCCGCGCCATTGGAGGACAACGAGCCCAGGGACGAGGGCAGGGTCACTTCCAAGCGCTTGCCATCCACCTCAACGGTGACGCTGGTGCGCTCGTTGTCCTCGGCCTCAGCCTCTGCCCCTGGCATGGGGTGAGGTTCAATGGCGGTGTTGAATTCGGTTTCGATCCAGCGAGTGTGGACCTTGAAGGGGCCCTTTGCAGGAACAAAAGCCGGGTCGCTCATCACGGCCCGGTGGAATGGCAGAACGGTGGCCATGCCTTCGATCTGGAATTCTTCCAGCGCGCGGCGCGCACGCGCGGCAGCGACCTCGCGGGTGCCGCCAGTAACGATCAGCTTGGAGATCATCGAGTCGAAGTTCCCCGAGACGCTCTCGCCCTGCTCGATCCCGGAGTCAACTCGAACGCCTGGACCGGAAGGCAGGTTCATCTTGGTGATGGTGCCCGGGGTTGGCATGAAGTTGCGACCGGCATCCTCGCCGTTGATGCGGAATTCGAAGGAGTGGCCACGAACTTCTGGATCGGTGTAGCCGAGTTCTTCGCCACGGGCGATGCGGAACTGCTCGCGGACCAGATCCAGCCCGGTGACTTCCTCGGACACCGGGTGCTCCACCTGCAGGCGGGTGTTGACCTCAAGGAAGGAAATCACGCCGTCCTGGCCCACCAGGAACTCGCAGGTGCCGGCGCCGGTGTACTTGGCTTCACGCAGGATCGCCTTGGAGGCCTCGTAGAGGCGGGTGATCTGCTCTTCGCTCAAGAATGGCGCTGGTGCTTCTTCAACCAGCTTCTGGTTGCGGCGCTGCAGCGAGCAGTCGCGCGTGGAGACGACCACGACATTGCCGTGTGCGTCCGCCAGGCACTGGGTTTCCACGTGGCGTGGTGCATCCAGGAAGCGTTCGATGAAGCATTCGCCGCGGCCAAAGGCGGCCACTGCTTCGCGAACTGCCGAGTCATAGAGCTCGCCGATTTCTTCGCGGTTGCGAACGACCTTGATGCCGCGCCCGCCGCCACCGTAGGCGGCCTTGATGGCCAGTGGCAGGCCATGCTCGTCGGCGAAGGTGTAGACCTCTTCCGCCGAGGCCACCGGATCCTTGGTTCCAGGGACCAGGGGAGCGCCAACCTTTTCGGCAATATGGCGGGCTTTGACCTTGTCGCCCAGCTGGTCGATGGACTGCGGCGAAGGGCCGATCCAGGTCAGGCCAGCGTCGATCACGGCCTGGGCGAATTCGGCGTTTTCCGAGAGGAAGCCGTAGCCCGGGTGGATGGCGTCTGCGCCGGAGCGTTCTGCGGCATCCAGGATTTTCTCAATGCGAAGGTACGACTCGGCGGCGGTGGTGCCTCCCAGCGCGTAGGCTTCGTCAGCCAAACGCACATGCAGTGCATCGCGGTCGGAGTCAGCGTAGACCGCTACGGACTCGATTCCTTCATCGCGTGCGGCACGGATAATGCGCACTGCAATCTCGCCGCGGTTGGCGATTAGCACCTTCGTCAATGGATTCATCATGAACCTTGTCTTCAAAAATAGGGTTTCTCACCTAGGAGCCTATCGTTTTTGTGGGAACTATATGTAGTTAAGCGGTCAAACCCGGGTGTTTGCTCGAAAAGTTTGGAGGAATCCTACAAAATATCTGCGTCGATCTTCCACGGCTGCCGGCTCTCGCGCGAAAGCATCCCCTGGATTAGGGTGGGAGCAAGCCTCCAGTAAAGGACTTGCACGTGAAACGTCGAATGCTCATGGCCGTACCGCTGATCTTCGGCGGTTTGCTGCCGATCACCGCTTGTTCCCAGACCTTGGGCATTCCTGCCGTGGATAGGCCGGCCGGCGAAGCCGATCACT encodes:
- a CDS encoding NAD(P)H-quinone dehydrogenase; the protein is MEFVSADRTNEATRLVILGGGPGGYEAAMGAAQLGANVTVVERAGMGGSAVLTDVVPSKTLIATADAVRRVKQAEAFGVHVDGLDSAVTDFSVVNHRLLDLAKEQSSDIRTGLERNGVRIVIGEGRLLDRNTVAVSHPDGSEQTIDADAILVAVGAHPRELSTAKPDGERIFNWTQIYNMNEVPEHLIVVGSGVTGAEFASAYNLLGAKVTLVSSRDRVLPGEDADAAGVLEDAFKENGVNVVSQARADGVERKGDKVFVTLADGRVLEGSHCLVAVGGIPNTANLGLEEAGVQLTESGHIKVDGVSRTTATNIYATGDCTGVFALASVAAMQGRIAVAHLLGDSVKPLNLDLVASNVFTSPEIATVGVTQRAVAEGKYQANIIKVDLNANARAKMMNVEHGFVKIVSRKGSGTVIGGVVVAPRASELIYSLALAVQNGLHVDDVAETFTVYPSLSGSLAEAARRLHRHS
- a CDS encoding MFS transporter, giving the protein MSQANQTVVPKENSRGRVLFASMIGTTVEFFDFYAYATASVLVFPALFFPNATAINAILSSFAIFGVAFVARPLGSIIFGHYGDKLGRKGTLVASLLLMGIATFLIGFLPPAAGSWTVLAPTALVLLRFAQGLALGGEWSGAALLATENAPKNKRAIYGTFPQLGAPIGFIIANLMFVALQTWSTPEQFQAWGWRIPFFFSAVMVIIGLWVRLKLVESASFQKVLDQKKVVKSPFAVTMKKHWRPTLAGTFIMLATYVLFYLMTSFTLTYGTQPASVEQATAAAEAKGKAFDATGFVPGLGIERPTFLTMLIIGVVFFGIFTVVSGPLAEKFGRRKFLIWVSAGILVFGLAWTLFFGPGQAAAMAGLIIGFTLMGLTFGPMAAYLPELFPSNVRYTGSAVAYNLSSVIGAAPASFVAVALWKAGGGNTMGVGLYLALGAALTLVALFLTRDTSDVDLEEYIE
- a CDS encoding SDR family oxidoreductase, producing the protein MRIAVAGGTGVLGRQVVEKLAALGHEPVVLARSAGCDLTNYHSVKQWLVDCEAVIDVSGSSTTSASASMRYFTQSTANLIRVGREAGVQNHVALSIVGAAKIDSGYYAGKAAQERMLQILEGGYTILRATQFHEFVGQNIDRLGAGPVQMAPKMSLQPIAGAEVAAALIELALAPAQGVVQDLAGPKKEEMPELFAQYLKHQGKNSKIIEVPIPGAMGKAMRNGGILPDSSARLGQETFTHWLARQ
- a CDS encoding DUF6176 family protein produces the protein MEEDQPGIELAPTPRDFPGFSMPSSVPPGMRLELSRSRILDGQNQTFQAWMNTLNERYEEREATLSGQRAAFEATFRHVEADGSVWIYHLSLVGEDGGGLNEQQEIDAVHQGYARQAKMAGWEELEPKFLLMPDHLRTSMEHWARHGTTAE
- a CDS encoding acetyl/propionyl/methylcrotonyl-CoA carboxylase subunit alpha, which gives rise to MNPLTKVLIANRGEIAVRIIRAARDEGIESVAVYADSDRDALHVRLADEAYALGGTTAAESYLRIEKILDAAERSGADAIHPGYGFLSENAEFAQAVIDAGLTWIGPSPQSIDQLGDKVKARHIAEKVGAPLVPGTKDPVASAEEVYTFADEHGLPLAIKAAYGGGGRGIKVVRNREEIGELYDSAVREAVAAFGRGECFIERFLDAPRHVETQCLADAHGNVVVVSTRDCSLQRRNQKLVEEAPAPFLSEEQITRLYEASKAILREAKYTGAGTCEFLVGQDGVISFLEVNTRLQVEHPVSEEVTGLDLVREQFRIARGEELGYTDPEVRGHSFEFRINGEDAGRNFMPTPGTITKMNLPSGPGVRVDSGIEQGESVSGNFDSMISKLIVTGGTREVAAARARRALEEFQIEGMATVLPFHRAVMSDPAFVPAKGPFKVHTRWIETEFNTAIEPHPMPGAEAEAEDNERTSVTVEVDGKRLEVTLPSSLGSLSSNGAERAAGKKKRKSSRKAAAGSSANSAELRSPMQGTIVKVAVENGTEVAQGDLIVVLEAMKMEQPITAHRDGVVNGLAVAAGETLSSGAVIATIDDAS